The genome window CACCTTTTTCCCTTTGCAGGGGAGGGTGAGCAGGTGGAGGTTGATGGCTGGGACTGTAGTTTCCCCAGGGATGCCTCAAGACTGGAGCCCAGCACCAATAAGGAGCCCCTCAGTGAGTTTGGGGAACCCTCTGGAGTAGTAGTAAATGGTGTTAAACGCGACTATAGGTCATATCCAGCAGTTACTGTTGGCCTGGCATGGTTCGCCCAGCAACCTCGTGGGATAGCTAGTATCCTTAAtatcattttgcagatgaagaagcCATGGCTTGAAGCACTTAAGTGGCTGCTCAAGGTTACACTGCTGGTGAAGGGAAGGAGCAGCATCTGGGGAAGGAGGTTGCTGGGGACACGGGGCATGGGGGGAGAGAGGCTGGACCTCTTGTTGATATAAAGATCAAAGAAGTCTGGCTTCTGACACTCTTCTGAACTCcttggaagggaaaagaaagttcGTAGAGAATGCGTCTAGTGCAGGCCTATTTCATTTCTGGCCTCTAAGTAACCCCTTCTGCctggtcttcctcctcctccaggttcTCTGCTAGCCCAGTTCTTCTCCTGCGTCTCTTGTTGGGATCTTCGTGGCTCACTGCTGTCCCTGCGGGAGGGTCAGGCACTGCCTGTGGCAGGGGGCCTGCCCTCTGATCGCTGGGAGGGTTTGCGCCTTGGCCCCATGAATCTCCAGGACCCCTTTGACCTGAGTCACAATGTGGCAGCCAATGTGACGAGCCGGGTAGCTGGGCGCCTACAGAACAGCTGCCGAGCGGCAGCCAATTACTGCCGGAGCCTCCAGTACCAGCGCCGTTCCTCCCGGGGCCGGGACTGGGGGCTGCTCCCCCTTCTGCAGCCCAGCTCCCCTAGTTCCTTGCTGTCTGCAACACCCATCCCCTTACCCCCTGCCCCCTTCACCCGGCTCACTGCTGCCCTGGCCCAGGTGTTAAGGGAAGCGTTAGGGTGCCATATAGAACAGGGAACCAAGAGACTGCGGTCTGACAGGGGGGGGCCCTGAGTCTCCTCAGGGAGGGACAAGCAAAAGGTTGAAACTAGATGGACAGGAAAAAAGCtgtgaggaggggcaggaggagcagcagggatGTATCGGGGATCACAGTGAAGACGGGGTGGAGGAAATGGTTGTAGAGGCTGGAGAGATGGTACAGGACTGGGGGCAGAGGCTTGGGCAGCCAGGGGAGCCAACCCAGATGCCCGGAAAGCAGCTCGCCCCTGGAGAAGAGGGTCAGTCGGGCCATGCAGCACTGGCAGAGCAGGAGCCCAGGGGACTCGAGGCAGCTGGAGACTGGTCTCAGGGTGAGACAGGGAAGGGGGTGTCACTCTGCTCTGTGAACTGGCGCTGTGCCCTGTGGCACCGAGTGTGGCAGGGGCGGCGGCGGGCCCGGCGACGCTTGCAGCagcaaaccaaggagagaggtGGAGGTGGAGACAGCACCGTGGAGTGGCTGGCCGTCGAGGCCCAGGTCACCCAGGAGCTGAGAGGACTGAGCAGTGCGGCACAGCGGCCAGAGGCAGAGCCGCTCCTGACCTTTGTGGCCTCTGCCTCCCAGGCTGACCAGACTCTCACCCTGACCCCAGTACAGGATTCTCAAGGCCTGTTCCCTGACCTCCATCATTTCTTACAGGTTTTCCTCCCTCAAGCACTTCGGAACCTCCTGAAGTGAAGACAGGGACTGTGACAGGCAATAAAGCTGCTAGTTTAATGAACACTAGTTTCCTCTAATTTCCATCCGGTAGTAATCCCCCTTCCACTCAGTACTTTGCCTCCCCAGACCTTACTGCCTTTTCTCAGACACGTCTTCTTTGGCTACCCTAAAATAGGTCTTGGCTTGTTTCCTTCCTACCGTTTATCACAACCTGCAGCGAGCGCCTGTGGTGTGTGTGTCCCTGCACCCGGAGCCCGCTCCGGAGAGTTCCTGAAGGATGGGAGTGCCGGGTGGGCGGCTGGGGCAGCACCGGGCAGAAGTACCAAGTTTGCCTCCCCATGTATCTTGCCGCCGGACTTCCATGGTGATGGCCTGAAACGGGTTCAGGGCTCTTCTCTCACTTAACCGAGTTCATTCTGTTCTGATTAAAATGGGGGAGACATTTTCCGACCCGAGCGTGGGTAAAGGGCATCCAATCATGGGTAAACTGGCAGCCCTTAAGGGTGACGGGTGGAAGGGATGCGCCGTGGGTGCGCTGTGTTGTCCCTCGGCACTCGCCCGCCGCAGGGCACGCCACTGCTTCAGGCCCGCTACCAGGGCCCTTCTTGCAGGACCGCATCGCAGAGCCGCAGGGTGGTTTAATGGGAGGAAACATCTCTTTGGCAGGGTTTCTGACTTGGGCTCTGGTTAGCTATTCATCCTCTCTAAAAAACCCAGAGCGGGAACAAATGGGCTTCTCCACACAGGACTTGTTTCCGCTCCTGTGAGGGTCCCACAGTCCTGATGTTAGGGGCCCGGCAGGATGTCCGTCCAGTCGCCGCGGGTTCCCGAGCTGGAGGGGAAACGCCTCTGGGAGCCGGCGCTGGCGCGGAGTTGGCAGCTGTGCCACGTCGCAGACAAGGGGAGGTTTTCCAGCTGGTTCTCACAGTTTACCCTCCGCGCCTTCAACCTCCACGTCGGGACTCGGATTGGCCAGGCCCGAGTGGCGGGCCAGCCAGGAGTTCCACTGCGCCGGCGCGAGCTTTCTCTGCGCAGAACAGCAGgccccacccccttcttttcCCAATTCAGCCACCGCGGGATACAGAACTGTCGTGCGTATGTCTTCTGTGGCGTCCTCGCTTTGCGGCTGCTGCTTCTCCACGGCTCTCCCCTTCCCCCGCTCCTCTCCCTGACGGCTTACTTTGCGGCAGCGCCGAGagccccaccccctttctctgcGGAATCACCATGGCGGCTGGGGTAAGTTTGCCGGCTCCGGCGATCCGGGTCGCGGTATCCGACGCCATCCTCTGCCGGAATAGGGCCCTCCGGGGTCAGAGGAGTTCTGGAGGCGAGTGGGGAAGTGATCCGGGGTCTGGAGACCGTACTGTTGGAGTGCAAGGCTTCCAGGCCCTGGAGGGGAACTGAGGCTGGGACTCTTGGAGGCCAAAGAGGTGGAAGGGTCTCGGGTAGAGGAGAAAAGAGATGTCGGATCCTGGCCGTCTGGGGCCTGAGAAAGGGGTTCGAGTTCGTTGCCGCCTCGAGACGTGGGATCCGGGCAGGTTGACAGAACTTTTGCGACCGTTTTGTGGGGCACCCATAGGGACGGGGTGAAGAGGAGGGTCTTTGTGGGCAGGTACGGCTGTCTCCGGTTGAGGTTCGTCCAGCGGGGAGGTTTGGGAACGGGAGGACTATTCGGACGGGGGAGTCAGAACGTGCTGGCCGGGTTAATAGAAGGAGAAGGCAACGCCGGGGAACTCACTGCGGGACAGGACCGGAGGGACGGGACGCGTGACAAGAAGGAGTGGTCCTTTGGGGAGAACGAGTTGGTTTAGGAAGAGAAGATGCCATTCGGTTTCTCCGTGGCTCTTCTGAGGGGAACTTGGAAGCGGTCGGGGTGTGTGAGACACAAGGGTGCTGCTTTGGAAGGGGTGCGCGGCTCAGCAGTGGAGTAGGCAGGTACTCGCTAACCATCAATGAATGAAACCAAGGCTCCGGGAAGGGAGGAGTGTATGTTTGTCGGCGGGTGGAGTCTGCGCGAGCTACAAGTTCTGGGTTTCTGGACAGATATATGTGAGGTGAGAATGATTCTAGAGATGTCCTTCCTTAGGGAAGGTCAAGCCTGTCAGCAAGCTTTATTTAGCAGTTGGTGTGTAGTTCTGTCTTCGGTATTTCAGAGGACTCTGATTACACATGACAGATACTAGAGAGCTCGGTTCACCGGGGGAGTAAAAGTGAGTTGAACAGGTTGGGAATAACTCAGGGAATTGATCCTGGGAGATGACATTTAGGACTGGGACCTTTTTACTCATGAATACCACCCTCCTTTTCCCCATAGACCCTGTACACATATCCTGAAAACTGGAGGGCCTTCAAGGCCCTCATTGCTGCTCAGTACAGCGGGGCTCAGGTCCGCGTGCTCTCCGCACCACCCCACTTCCACTTTGGCCAAACCAACCGCACCCCTGAATTTCTCCGTAAATTTCCTGCAGGCAAGGTAAGTAAGGAAGTGCACAGGGGTCTTTGGTCCCGAGAACTCAAGGAGCCCTGAGATTGTCTCACTCTGAAGATGGTCTCCATCTTTAAAAGGGAGCTttccatataactttttttttttttaacatttcagtgatttaaagttctttttattttgaggtaaatGTTGATTTAATGCAGAGCTGTCCAGTGATTGTTATAAAATTCACAGGTTGCTTTGTGTTTGTGGGAGGGAGTTTCGATTGTTTGCGGTGGAAATGTATCAGGTATCTGCCCTGAGCCGACCAAGGGGCTTACAGAGATCCACAAATAACCTTGCTAAACAGAGAGGCGACAAATGCTGTGTGGGGAGCCATCCTTTCAAGTACATGAACAGAGATATGACACGTAGTTTTTTGATCTTTTGCCTATTTGATTGGGGGATTTTATACAGACATAATACCTAAATCTTTGTCATTTCTTATGAGAGTTTAGATTGTAAGATatagcaaattatttaaatatttctagttCATGGGTTAGAGTTAGTACCAGTAGTGTTTATCAATAGTTTGCTTAGTAAGGGTTGTCAGCCTTATGTAAGAACTTTTATCCAAAATGATTGGAGTTCCTGAGATTGGCTAGTGAAAAGTTACTGtgaattttactgatttttttgaattttacttatctttttgaCTGTTTTGTCCCAGGTTCCAGCATTTGAGGGTGACGATGGATTTTGTGTATTCGAGAGCAATGCCATTGCCTACTATGGTAATTTGCAGTGGGTGTGGGAATGGGAAGATCTGGAATGAAGGAGTTAGGAGAGGATGAGGGTGAGCTGGAGTGTGTAGAAGAGGAATTTTCATGGACTTGGATTGATGTTGGCATGACCCCAAAGTTCTGACCTTTGTGTTCTGCCTCTGCAGTGAGCAATGAGGAGCTGCGGGGAAGTACTCCTGAGGCAGCAGCCCAGGTGGTGCAGTGGGTGAGCTTTGCTGATAGCGACATAGTGCCCCCAGCCAGTACCTGGGTCTTCCCCACCTTGGGCATCATGCACCACAACAAGCAGGTAAGCCTTGGGACTGGGGGTGGAGCCAAGGGCAGGGATGGCATCAACTCCTGAGTGTCTGggagtaagaaataaaatagattgaGAAAGGGAGATGCTAAGAATATGTGGATAATTAAAGACCTCATCGTCAGGGTGTGAATTTTGAGCACTGTGGTTGATGGTATCTGGGTTCTTTGTCACACCGATCCACTGGAAGTGGTGCCTGTTGAGAGTGGTCAGAGAAGAGATCTCTGCTGTAGAAAAGCTATCCCAAATGGTAGGGGAGTGGTTAAGCCAGGTGATCTCTGAGGTCCCTTCTAAAATCCAAAGATAAAGTACTAGGTCAGTGTAGTGGGAAATTCATCTAGACTCCACCATGAAGAAATTTGGTGTCAAGAGCTTCATTTGTCATACATTGGGAATGATCTCGGATCTGACTCCATTGAGAGGGGATGGGAATGAGCCAGAATTtagtaaatgaaatgaaatgaaatgaaatgaaacagaacCAACCTTGGTTCTGTTGCtagggggagaggagcagggaaagggaTGGGGACCTGCTAGTAAgtttttgatcattttaaatcAATAGGCCACAGAGAATGCAAAGGAGGAAGTGAGGCGAATTCTGGGCCTACTGGATGCTCACTTGAAGACGAGGACTTTCCTGGTGGGCGAACGTGTGACACTGGCTGACATCACAGTTGTTTGCACCCTGTTGTGGCTCTATAAACAGGTGACATTTATAAAGTATCACGTCGGTagagggtagggagggagggtAGAAATGAAGTGACGAATGATTCTTCCAGCTTACCCTTATTCTGCCAAGGACTTGGATATGAGTGTGCGTCTGGTAACAACTAGGGATCTCAAGTTTGAGTACCCTGACTGCTTTCCCTCCTTCTGAGAAGTTAGGTAACGTTCTGTTTCCTGACTTTCTGTTTGGCAGTGAAGATGTTTAGTTTGTTTCCGTACTTTTTGGGAAGTCCAGCTGTGCTTGTGTTTAGTTGTAAAGATATAGGTAGGGCTGGTAGCTTCAGTACCAAGGTCTTTTGGAGGCAGGCTAGGTTCAGTTTTTGGTTTCATTACTGACTAGTTGTAGGtagaggtgtgtgtgtttgtgagagagagagagggagagagagaattcctttAGTTCTTTTCCTTGTAAGTTATAAAACCAGTGAGGTGGTAATTAGTCTTGAGGTTACTGGGTCAGAGAACATGACGTGTTGAATGCAGAGCAgtacttctttttcaaaaaaaaaaaaaatttttttttttttttttggtaaagattttatttgacagatcacaagcaggcagagaggcaggcagagagaggaggaagcaggctccccgctgagcagagagcccgatgcgggactcgatcccaggaccctgagatcatgacctgagcagaaggcagaggctttaacccactgtgccatccagacgcccccttttttttttaagttaaaaaaaacatttttttttttttaaatttaaagtttttttagttatttatttgagagagagagacagagcacaagcaggggaatggtagagagggagaagcaggcttctcactgagtaaggagcccgacatggggctctatcccaggaccctggggttatgacccgagccgaagggagaggctttaacccactgagccacccaggtgtcctggtacactttttttaaacaaatatttatttatttgagagagagagcgagatcacaagaggcccaaccaactgagccacccaggtgtcccagcagcTCTTGGACTGATACTAGCCAGAATAGTAGTGTGATAACTGGGGGCAAAAAGTACCTacttgtgggtgcctgggtggctcagtgggttaaaacctctgccttcggcttaggtcatgatcccagggtcctgggatcgagccccgtgtcgggctctctgcttatcggggagcctgctttctcctctctctttgcctgcttatgatctctgtctgtcaaatacataaataaaatcttaaaaaaaaaaaaatacctatttgtgttcccttgtgttttgtatgtgtgtggtttttttttaaaacagagacagtgagagagggaacgcaagcagctggagtgggagagggaggagcacgcttgcagctgagcagggaaccggatgGGGGCTCCACCCCcggcagggatcatgacctgaaccgaaggcagatgcttaacaactgagctgcccaggcacctcaaataaataaaaatcttaagagaaaagaaaagaaaacccaggggcgcctgggtggctcagtgggttgggccgctgcctttggctcatgtcatgatctctcagggtactgggattgagccctgcatcaggctctttgctcagcagggagcctgtttctctctctctctctctttctctttctctctgcctgcctctctgcctacttgtgatctttctctgtcaaataaataaataaaatcattttttaaaaaatgaaggaaagaaaagaaaacctaaatactGTAGAACCAGTACTATAGAACTGACTGCTCTAGTCTATTTCCATGACAAAGgttatttttgctctgatcttagCAAACTAAAAGATGgtaaaagaggggcgcctgggtggctcagtgggttaaagcttctgccttcggctcaggtcatgagctcagggtcctgggatcaagccccgcatctgctctctgctcagcagggagcctgcttccccctctctctctgcctgcctctctgcctgcttgtgatctctgtctgtcaaatgaatttaaaaaaaaatcttaaaaaaaaaaggtggtgaaGGAGTTTGTTGCAAAGCTAAGTTTAGTTTAAAGGACTGTTTGGTATTCTGAaatactttttgctttttttgttgttgttgttaagaatgTTGCTAGGTCCTGAAGTTtggtgaaagaaaaatatgtatcatgTGTAGATAGTTTCTGTTACCTTGTTATTTGGCAAAAGGAGTATTGGTAGCTGTGTTGCCCCACCTCTGTTTCTAGTTTgacatgtaacttttttttaaaggacttaattgatgtatttgagaaagaaatagaaaaagagcatGAACTGGGGGGAGGGCAAAAGCACAGGGAGAAGTAGGGGCCCCACTGAGAGGGAGCCCCACCAGGGGCTCgattgatcccgggactccaggatcataacccgagctgaaggcagacacctaactgactgagccccccaggcgccctgacacaTGACATTTGAGATTGGAGTGTGTAGGTGTGACGTGGTTTTGTAAAAGGGCTAAGGTGCCATATGAACATGTCTACCAGGTCGATTTGTAGTAAACGAAGAATGGGATCAGGTATCCATTAAGTTGGACTGGAGTGTTAAAAAGAGGAGGGTACAGGGGAAGTAGCCTTCCAGGGTAAGATGGTGTTCTAGGGAGCTGCCCTCTCAGGGGTTGAGAGAAGGTGGAGCTTTGGTgtagagaaaaagctctcagaCTTGAAACCTCTCAAgaccttttctctcctttgcttcttCCACCCTTATGTGCTGACAGGTCCTGGAGCCTTCTTTCCGCCAGGCCTTCCCCAATACCAACCGCTGGTTCCTCACCTGCATTAACCAGCCCCAGTTCCGGGCTGTCTTGGGGGAGGTGAAACTCTGTGAGAAGATGGCCCAGTTCGATGGTGAGTCTGGAGGTAGAGGAACACGTGGCCCGGCTCGGGGCTGTTCGCTCAGTCTCCATCCCTTGATTTCCCATCAGGCTTCTGGGTTCCGTGGACCCACCGAATGCGGGCTGTCCTATGTAGTGTCCTGTGTTTTACAGGCATATGTTCTTCCCTCCTTAGTGTTCACATACAGGAGTCGTAGTGCAGGTGTGTGTTTGTTGCTGAGTGGACatacagggagcgggtgacagaGCAGTGCGGAGCTTAGATTCCACAGTTGCCCTGCCACTGTGTTTCCGTTCCCTTGCTCACTGCCTTTAGAGGCATACGGAGAGAGGCAGGATGCtgacttctctccctttctctgcgcCAGCTAAAAAGTTTGCAGAGAGCCAGCCTAAAAAGGACACCCCACGGAAAGAGAAAGGTTCTcgggaagagaagcagaagcccCAGGCTGAgcggaaagaggagaaaaaggctgctgcccctgctcctgAGGAGGAGATGGATGAATGTGAACAGGCATTGGCTGCTGAGCCCAAGGCCAAGGACCCCTTCGCTCACCTGCCCAAGAGGTAAGGATATTAGAGGGAAGGGGGCATGGGATTCAAGAAGGCCAGTTTTTGCCTTTGTGTGTTCCCCTCCCATAGCGAGGACCATTTTAGGTTGCCATATAAAATTGAAAGATGTCTTGTTGGCAAGGAAAACAACTTCTTGAGTTTATCCTCAAGAattgggtaaattttttttaaacatttatttaagagagaagggtgcgtgtgcacacaagcagtgggggagggacagaaggagagagagaagcagactccccgctgagcagggagcctgatgtggggctctcgGGCTCCATCcgagaggcagacgcttaactgactgaggcacccaggcgccctatgtgaGCAAACGGTATAAACATCCTCATTGAGAAGGGACGGTGACCGAGACTCCCTAGTGCCTGTCTGCGGCGTTGTTTCCCGGATGGGGGATTAGAACCCCTCAAGAAGGAAGAAGATGGGATGGTCCTCACCCCATCCACTGCCAGCCTTTTCAGTAAAGGTTAGggttcttcaaagaaaagaatacagtgaaaggaagctTGTTGGTTTTCCTAGAAGGGGGGCATTCAGTACTTGCCTGCTCTCTCTGTACTCAAGTCCTCAGCTAGTGCCCTGGCGTTTCGTTAGAATTGCATTAGGAGACCTCTGTTGTCGGCGGCCACTTCACGCAGTTCTTGCTCCTGCttttctcactcactcactctgccTTTCCCAAAGCTGTCCACCATCTCACTAGTTGGTCTGTTGGGGTTCAACAGGGTTCACCCTCCCCCGTTTTgtaatgatgtttttttttttttttttaagattttttaagatttttttttttaagattttattctgtggggatgcctgggtggcttagttggttaagatcccggcatcttgggatcaagtccctcattgggctccttgctcggcggggagcctgcttctccctctgtctctgcctgccattctgtctgcctgcgctcgctcgctctccctgacaataaaatcttaaaaaaaaaaaaaaagatattattttgtgGAGGGCgtgcagagggaggcagagaagcagactcacaaatggggcttgatctctgtgaggtcatgacctgagccgaaatcaagggtcaggtgcttaactaactgagctgcccaggctctCCTTGTaatggtttttaacattttttaaaaattaaaaaaaaaaaaattttttttaagattatttatttatttgacagagatcacaagttaggcagagaggcaggcagagagagagacctggggagaagcaggctccctgccgagcagggatcatgacctgagccaaaggcagagactttaacccactgagccacccaggcgcccctgtaatgtTTTTTTATGGCATAAATTAGCATGAAGGTGCACACTGCTGGTGGGCAGAATAGGGGCACGGGGACTTGTAAATGATGAGCATCCTAGCACAGATGGTCACAGTGGGCACTGCTCTTCCCCATTTGGGGAGAAAGAAGTGTAATCTTGGGCCTAGGCACTTCATACATGACCAAGGAAGCCTCCAGATGCAGCTTCTCTTTacagatgtatttctttttgaaCTGAGGTGGTTGACCTTGAACCTAATACAAGGACAGGTCAGGAATGAGCAGTTTTGGTGTGTGTACATAAGCTGTGATAACTAACCTGAGTTACGTGTGCTCTTGTAACATGGACCCAGTTAATTGTTAGCTAGAGATTTTCACATATATTAGGTATGTATATTTTGGGCAGAAAATAAATCACTAGTAGACTGAAAATTGTTAATAAACTTATatcctgaggtgcctgggtggctcagttgttaagctcagttgttaagagtccttggatggagccctatgccgggctccctgctcagtagggagtctgctattccctctcccactctccctgcttgtgttccctctctgtgtgtgtctttctctgtcaaataaataaataaaatctaaaaattaaaaaaatatataatgtaattgaGTTTAAAGAAAACCAACTTACATCCTTTTGGGAATATTGattcataccattttttttttttaagcttaactttatttatttgacagatcacaagtaggcagagagacaggcagagggagaggaggaagcaggctcgctgctgagcagagagcctgatgcagggccccatcccaggaccctgaggtcatgacctgagccaaaggcggaggcttaacccactgagccacccaggtgcccaggttcATACCAGTTAGCAGTATTACTATGGTTCTCTTTTGGGCTGGCAAGAGATTTTCTGTAGGATTTTTAATGCAAAGGTCATGTCTTCAAAGATGAAGGCTGCAATATGTCAATAGTTGgttctggctcttttttttttttttttaaagattttatttatttgcaagagagcacaagcaggggggaaggtcagagggagaagggcaagcagactccctgctgagcacgaaGCCCCACACAcggctctatcctaggactctATGATCGgtacctgagcccaaggcagacgcttaaccaactgagccacccaagtgtcccagttCCAGTCCTTTTAAGGCCTTCCAGCTACACTTGTTTCCAGAGTGGTTCAGAGCTTGTCCTCATTTGGGGGGAAATGGATACAACATGGTCATAAATTATGAAGTTCTAACAGCTCAGGAAGgtgtgaagaaaaaaatccctggTCCCTTTTCCAGATGGTTGGGGTAGAAGCTCCTCAGAGGAGGTCTCCATCGTATTTTTGGGAAGGACCATAGGACCCAGGGTTCAAGGACAGCATCTGCTTTGCTATATTCTAACAGTGGGCAGGTCACCCCCCTTAACCTTAtctgggaagagggaaaggaatggCTTTTAATTCTGGGTTTGTTGGCATTATTTATAGTAATGAACAATGGAGCCAATTAAACATTTAgtaagggtttttaaaaataggtttatgGCACAGTCATACAGTAGAGGATTATTTAGCTATTAAAACATTtgtaaaaggggcgcctgggtgagtcagtgggttaaagcctttgccttcagctcaggtcatgatctaaggatcCGGGGATCGagcgctgcatcgggctctctgctcagcgggaaacctgcttcctcctctctttttgcctgcctctctgcctacttgtgatctctgtcaaataaataaataaataaaaatctttaaaaaaaatttgtaaagggcgcctgggttactcaatgaagtgtctgccttcgactcagatcatgatcctggtgtcctgggattgagccccgcattgggctctctgctcagtgaggagtctgcttctccctctccctctgaccttcccccttgcttgtgttcccgtGTTGTCTctcgcaaatgaataaatagaaaatcttaaaacatttgtGAAAAAGAATCCCCGGTAGGGTGACCGTATTAAATGATAAAAGGCACAAAACTACACACATGGTCTTTGGAGAGCCACCAGCCAGAAGTACACGAACATACTAATCAGTTCTCTTGTTTGCTGGCATTGCCAGTGATTTTCTTCAGTCAGCATGTGGTTTTataactggaaagaaaagaaagagcaccCTGCCGTGAGGGGAGGGACTCTGCACAGCGAGCCTTCTCAGCACTGTGCCAAGTTGCTGCAAGGATCTAACCCTCAGGTCTTTGCAGCATCTGGACTTGTTCCTGGGCAGAGTGACTCAAGGCCACGGGTGTAAGGTCTGGGGCGGAGGCCTTGTGATAACGTTTGCCGGTTACATAGCTGTCACACTGTAGTGTGTGTAACCCGAAGAGGCCTGTGGTGGTGGCGGGGGAGAGTTGGGTGATTCAGGGACTGAGTGTGACTCAGTGGGAGAGGGCCCTGGAGGGGGTGGCCGCGGAGAAGGAGCGCACATTCTGGGTCTCCACCAGGGGGCAGCAGTTGGCCGCACTGTCCTCGCAGCAGGGCTTCCCTCCAGCCCACGTGGGTCCTACCCTCCTGGAGCCTAGCTGACTTAGGCCCGAGATAGGGAGCAGAGGAGTGCCCTGGCCCCTGGTTATATGCCCTTAGCTCTGCTCCCTTGCAAGGTTGTACACATCTGCCAATCCAGTGACCTCTTCCTTTAAACCAGTACATTTTTAGTGAAATTTGCCCTTAGTTTCTCTTTACCTGGCAACCCTTTGTTGCTTCAGTGGGACCTTCTCCACATTGACCTTGCTTTTTTCCTCC of Mustela nigripes isolate SB6536 chromosome 1, MUSNIG.SB6536, whole genome shotgun sequence contains these proteins:
- the EEF1G gene encoding elongation factor 1-gamma, which produces MAAGTLYTYPENWRAFKALIAAQYSGAQVRVLSAPPHFHFGQTNRTPEFLRKFPAGKVPAFEGDDGFCVFESNAIAYYVSNEELRGSTPEAAAQVVQWVSFADSDIVPPASTWVFPTLGIMHHNKQATENAKEEVRRILGLLDAHLKTRTFLVGERVTLADITVVCTLLWLYKQVLEPSFRQAFPNTNRWFLTCINQPQFRAVLGEVKLCEKMAQFDAKKFAESQPKKDTPRKEKGSREEKQKPQAERKEEKKAAAPAPEEEMDECEQALAAEPKAKDPFAHLPKSTFVLDEFKRKYSNEDTLSVALPYFWEHFDKDGWSLWYAEYRFPEELTQTFMSCNLITGMFQRLDKLRKNAFASVILFGTNNSSSISGVWVFRGQELAFPLSPDWQVDYESYTWRKLDPGSEETQTLVREYFSWEGAFQHVGKTFNQGKIFK